In Candidatus Zymogenaceae bacterium, a single genomic region encodes these proteins:
- a CDS encoding NAD(P)/FAD-dependent oxidoreductase produces the protein MPKKYDAVVIGAGLGGLSAATLLARSGKKVLLLERHNIPGGYATTFCRGRFEFDISLHELSGIGTPEERGDLYKYLEMVGVTEKMTFLPMPDLFRVADDDLDMTIPAGRDTSQEYLMDHFPKEAEKIDTFFEVMRDVMNDFRGIIGGAANPTADLTPEKFPGYVKYGMKPWGEVLDSMIDDDRLKKVLSAYWGYLGLPPSKLPFHLMTAVWESFLDTPPYHIRGRCQALSNAFVEVICENGGEVKFNCGAKKILTDGKEISGVITDEDEEISTKVVISNANPHTTLIDLVGMEHAPKKVLKDITSRPAGFSTVNLYVGLACPPETIGAKVHENFIKMAGDIENMWEESFTLKPPRGFLLTCYNVTDPEFSPPGTSVVVITSSAYARPWYLLPPERYVEEKNAYAAAILDIAEEFYPGFKEHIEVIEVATPITNMRYTGNPGGAIYGSEQYLSDSGMLRLRHKTPIGGLFFASAWTIPGGGYQPSISSGSIAAGRALAKLS, from the coding sequence ATGCCGAAAAAGTATGACGCGGTGGTCATCGGCGCCGGTCTGGGCGGGCTCTCCGCCGCGACGCTCCTGGCACGAAGCGGGAAAAAGGTGCTGCTTCTGGAGCGGCACAACATCCCCGGCGGATACGCCACCACCTTCTGTCGGGGCCGCTTCGAATTCGACATCTCACTGCACGAGCTGTCGGGGATCGGGACACCGGAAGAGCGGGGCGACCTCTATAAGTACCTGGAGATGGTGGGCGTCACGGAAAAAATGACGTTTCTTCCCATGCCGGACCTCTTTCGTGTAGCCGACGATGACCTTGACATGACCATCCCTGCGGGAAGGGACACATCCCAGGAATACCTGATGGACCACTTCCCGAAGGAGGCGGAGAAGATAGACACGTTCTTCGAGGTCATGCGGGACGTGATGAACGATTTCCGCGGAATCATCGGCGGCGCGGCGAACCCGACCGCGGACCTGACGCCGGAGAAATTTCCGGGCTACGTCAAATACGGGATGAAGCCCTGGGGCGAGGTACTGGACAGCATGATCGATGATGATCGGCTCAAGAAGGTGCTCTCGGCCTACTGGGGATACCTGGGCCTGCCGCCCTCGAAGCTCCCGTTTCACCTGATGACCGCCGTGTGGGAGTCGTTTCTGGACACCCCACCCTACCACATCCGGGGACGCTGCCAGGCGCTGTCCAACGCGTTTGTCGAGGTAATCTGTGAAAACGGCGGCGAGGTGAAATTCAACTGCGGCGCGAAAAAGATCCTCACCGACGGAAAAGAGATATCCGGCGTCATCACCGATGAAGACGAGGAAATATCCACGAAAGTCGTCATCTCCAACGCCAACCCCCACACCACCCTCATCGACCTGGTGGGTATGGAACACGCGCCCAAAAAGGTCCTGAAGGACATCACCAGCCGCCCCGCCGGGTTTTCCACCGTCAACCTGTACGTGGGGCTTGCGTGCCCGCCGGAAACCATTGGGGCGAAGGTGCATGAAAACTTCATAAAAATGGCGGGGGATATCGAGAACATGTGGGAGGAGTCGTTCACCCTGAAACCTCCCCGGGGCTTTCTTTTGACCTGCTACAACGTCACCGATCCTGAGTTCTCACCGCCGGGGACATCGGTCGTGGTGATTACCTCCTCGGCGTACGCCCGGCCCTGGTACCTGCTGCCCCCGGAGCGCTATGTGGAGGAGAAAAACGCCTATGCGGCGGCGATCCTTGACATCGCCGAGGAATTCTACCCCGGATTCAAGGAACACATCGAGGTGATAGAGGTGGCCACCCCCATCACCAACATGCGCTACACCGGCAATCCGGGCGGGGCCATATACGGTTCCGAGCAGTACCTGTCCGACTCCGGCATGCTCAGGCTCAGGCATAAGACCCCCATCGGCGGGCTCTTCTTTGCGTCGGCCTGGACTATCCCCGGCGGCGGTTATCAGCCGTCCATATCGTCCGGGTCCATCGCAGCGGGCAGGGCCCTGGCCAAACTGTCATAA
- a CDS encoding 2Fe-2S iron-sulfur cluster binding domain-containing protein, with protein MKISEFLSHVEGFNEAVNEREVLKRVMGDITIPKEFAKNFVQQLHPDNIQAKVVDIIEETSTAKTFRLAPKSGYLPPFRAGQYVTWEVTIGNVKTGRAFSISSPPNQRGFYDITVRRMPEGFVSHYLMDDVKVGDEFTLRGPAGTFYHEPLTDGKDLVFLAGGSGITPFRSIIQETAERGLDFNIWLIYGSRTEDDVIFGDELKAMSEKHKNINVETVISEPGKNYKGVTGFITSDVIKKIVGKVEGKTFYMCGPEAMYQFCKPEVEKLKVPRRKFKIESYGPPADITKEAGWPKEIKADDEFSVKVNGEKTIKVKAGEPLLNSLERNGLVAPYLCRSGECSYCRTKVVSGKVFMPDRVPVREADRWYNYVHACLSYPLSDLEIRY; from the coding sequence ATGAAAATAAGCGAATTTTTAAGCCACGTGGAAGGATTCAACGAAGCCGTCAACGAGCGGGAGGTGCTCAAAAGGGTCATGGGGGACATCACCATCCCCAAGGAGTTTGCCAAGAACTTCGTGCAGCAGCTCCACCCGGACAACATCCAGGCGAAGGTGGTGGACATCATCGAGGAAACGTCCACCGCCAAGACATTCCGCCTGGCCCCGAAAAGCGGCTATCTCCCCCCGTTCCGAGCGGGCCAGTACGTCACCTGGGAGGTGACCATCGGTAATGTAAAGACGGGCCGGGCCTTTTCCATCTCCTCCCCCCCGAACCAGCGGGGATTTTACGACATCACGGTCAGGAGGATGCCCGAAGGATTCGTCTCCCACTATCTCATGGACGACGTGAAGGTCGGCGACGAATTCACCCTCAGGGGACCGGCGGGGACCTTTTACCACGAGCCTCTGACAGACGGGAAGGACCTGGTGTTCCTGGCAGGCGGCTCCGGCATCACCCCGTTTCGCAGCATCATCCAGGAGACGGCCGAGAGGGGGCTTGATTTCAACATCTGGCTGATATACGGCAGCCGCACCGAGGACGATGTAATCTTTGGCGATGAGCTGAAGGCCATGAGCGAAAAGCACAAAAACATCAACGTGGAGACGGTCATCAGCGAGCCGGGTAAGAATTACAAGGGCGTGACCGGCTTCATCACCAGTGATGTCATTAAAAAGATTGTGGGCAAGGTTGAGGGAAAGACCTTCTACATGTGTGGCCCCGAGGCGATGTATCAATTCTGTAAACCTGAGGTCGAGAAGCTGAAGGTACCCCGGAGAAAATTCAAGATTGAATCCTACGGCCCCCCGGCGGACATCACGAAAGAGGCGGGCTGGCCGAAGGAGATCAAGGCCGACGACGAGTTTTCGGTGAAGGTCAACGGAGAAAAGACCATCAAGGTGAAGGCGGGAGAGCCGCTGCTCAACAGCCTGGAGCGAAACGGCCTGGTGGCGCCTTACTTGTGCAGGAGCGGCGAGTGCAGCTACTGCCGTACAAAGGTCGTCTCCGGAAAGGTCTTTATGCCCGATCGCGTGCCGGTGCGGGAGGCGGACCGGTGGTACAACTACGTCCACGCATGTCTCTCCTACCCGCTGTCCGACCTGGAGATCAGGTACTGA